In the Ornithinimicrobium pratense genome, CCAGGTCGTAGGCGTAGGCGAGCGCGGCACCCGGGTCGGACTCCAGGGAGTCGACGAACTCGGCCTTCGGCGAGGTGAACGCGTGGTGGACCGCGGTCCAGGCACCCGAACCGACCGCCACGTCACCGGCGGCGACGGCCTCGCCCGCCGGCTCGAAGAGGGGCGCGTCGATGACCCAGAGGAAGCTCCAGGCCGACTCGTCGATCAGCCCGACCCGCTGGGCGATCTCCAGGCGGGCCGCACCGAGCAGACCCCGCGAGGCCTTGACCGGTCCGGCGGCGAAGAAGACGCAGTCACCCGGCTGGGCGCCGACGTGCGCGGCCAACCCGGCACGTTCCTGGTCGGAGATGTTCTTGGCCACCGGCCCGCCCAGCTCGCCGTCCTCGCCGACCGTGACGTAGGCCAGCCCCTTGGCGCCGCGCTGCTTGGCCCACTCCTGCCAGGCGTCGAACTGGCGCCGCGGCTGCGCGCCGCCGCCGGGCATGACGACCGCGCCGACATACTCGGCCTGAAAGACCCGGAACGGCGTTCCCGAGAAGAACTCGGTGCAGTCGCTCAGCTCCAGGTCGAAGCGCAGGTCGGGCTTGTCGGTGCCGTAGCGTGCCATTGCCTCGGCGTAGGACATCCGGGGGAACGGCGTGGGCAGGTCGACGCCGATGACGCCCCAGACCGCCTTGGCGATCGCCTCGCCGAGCTCGATGACGTCGTCCTGCTCGACGAAGCTCAGCTCGATGTCGAGCTGGGTGAACTCGGGCTGCCGGTCCGCCCGGAAGTCCTCGTCGCGGTAGCAGCGGGCGATCTGGTAGTAGCGCTCCATACCGGCGACCATGAGCAGCTGCTTGAACAGCTGCGGGCTCTGCGGCAGGGCGTACCAGCTGCCGGGCTGCAGCCGGGCCGGCACCAGGAAGTCACGGGCCCCTTCGGGGGTGGAGCG is a window encoding:
- the aspS gene encoding aspartate--tRNA ligase, whose translation is MLRTHEAGTLRPEQVGTTVTLTGWVGRRRDHGGVAFIDLRDASGVVQVVARDEVLTGTAHDLRSEYCVKVVGEVVARADKDVNPELPTGGIDVVAADIEVLSESDPLPFQIDERVSVGEEARLRHRYLDLRRPGASSAGQNLRLRSKVNAAARTLLAEHDFVEIETPTLTRSTPEGARDFLVPARLQPGSWYALPQSPQLFKQLLMVAGMERYYQIARCYRDEDFRADRQPEFTQLDIELSFVEQDDVIELGEAIAKAVWGVIGVDLPTPFPRMSYAEAMARYGTDKPDLRFDLELSDCTEFFSGTPFRVFQAEYVGAVVMPGGGAQPRRQFDAWQEWAKQRGAKGLAYVTVGEDGELGGPVAKNISDQERAGLAAHVGAQPGDCVFFAAGPVKASRGLLGAARLEIAQRVGLIDESAWSFLWVIDAPLFEPAGEAVAAGDVAVGSGAWTAVHHAFTSPKAEFVDSLESDPGAALAYAYDLVCNGNEIGGGSIRIHRRDLQERVFAIMGLSAEQAQEKFGFLLEAFKYGAPPHGGIAFGWDRIVALLAGTDSIRDVIAFPKTGGGFDPLTEAPAPITPEQRKEAGIDAKPAEPAPAPQGAEQVSPHQS